In a genomic window of Cardiocondyla obscurior isolate alpha-2009 linkage group LG08, Cobs3.1, whole genome shotgun sequence:
- the Dtwd2 gene encoding tRNA-uridine aminocarboxypropyltransferase 2, producing the protein MTSEDNVWSELASIPADPPESRNKCQKCRRPIQVCWCPGLPKQRLNPTCRLIILQHPAEAKRCLRTVPMLALALESGKCLIFRGKKFPLPKHEGLEEILNDKNTILLYPSPGAVALDTLDPVGINEQKAYNLVLLDGTWPQAKAIYHSSPALYFLRACKLIGVPTSEYVIRTQPTEGCLSTLETGASALSILEGDPELREKMLGPLHYLCRFQLENGAVTHQSKEFLIKQKAYPKLIGKRLAKQLRILPDNTS; encoded by the exons ATGACGAGCGAGGATAACGTATGGAGTGAGCTTGCGAGCATTCCTGCCGATCCTCCGGAGTCAAGAAACAAGTGTCAAAAATGCAG GAGACCAATTCAAGTGTGCTGGTGTCCAGGCTTGCCGAAGCAGCGTCTTAATCCGACATGCAGGTTAATAATTCTGCAACATCCGGCAGAGGCCAAACGCTGCTTACGTACAGTGCCAATGCTTGCATTGGCACTAGAATCGGGAAAATGCCTAATCTTtag aggaaaaaagttTCCATTACCTAAACATGAAGGTCTGGAGGAGATATTAAATGATAAGAATACTATTTTGCTATATCCGTCACCTGGTGCTGTTGCACTAGACACCCTGGACCCTGTTGGGATTAATGAACAAAAAGCATATAACTTGGTTCTGCTGGATGGAACATGGCCACAAGCAaaa GCAATATATCACTCTAGTCCAGCTTTGTATTTTTTACGAGCATGTAAGCTGATCGGTGTACCCACTAGTGAATATGTGATCAGAACACAGCCAACAGAAGGCTGCCTTTCAACTTTGGAAACAGGTGCGAGTGCACTGTCAATTTTGGAAGGTGATCCTGAACTAAGAGAGAAAATGCTAGGTCCACTTCATTATTTATGTAG ATTTCAATTAGAAAATGGTGCAGTAACACATCAGAGCAAAGAGTTTCTTATTAAGCAAAAGGCTTATCCTAAATTAATTGGCAAAAGACTTGCTAAACAATTACGTATATTACCAGATAATACCTCGTAA
- the Vgat gene encoding vesicular inhibitory amino acid transporter, whose translation MANFRGFYIPSFEATVNVAWETLKAVWPENSPCMELIRSGGTGGMGQGHPQGRPAQGQFKSFDEGQDNTEMMTMNGDQAYRDQNNVGIAEDSFSYQRSGDKVRTGSVSSGEFSEYDEGGGEFGGQGVKINEWQAAWNVTNAIQGMFIVSLPFAVLRGGYWAIAAMVGIAHICCYTGKILVECLYELDTVTGQRVRVRDSYVAIAKECFGPRWGARAVNLAQIIELLMTCILYVVVCGDLMIGTFPEGAIDTRSWMMLVGIFLLPLGFLKSLHHVSVLSFWCTMSHLFINAIIIGYCILEIGDWGWSKVKWTIDIKNFPISLGVIVFSYTSQIFLPTLEGNLIDRSKFDWMLNWSHIAAAAFKSLFGWICFLTFQNDTQQVITNNLHSAGFKGLVNLCLVVKAVLSYPLPYYAACELLERAFFRGRPKTLFPTIWTVDRELKVWGLAWKVGVIVFTILMAVFIPHFSILMGFIGSFTGTMLSFIWPCYFHLKLKRNSMEWSAVAYDCFVIFLGVLFGVIGVYDSGSALIDAFEIGLPF comes from the exons ATGGCGAATTTCCGTGGATTTTACATACCTTCCTTCGAGGCAACGGTGAACGTCGCTTGGGAGACCTTGAAGGCCGTATGGCCGGAGAACAGCCCGTGCATGGAACTGATTCGCAGCGGTGGCACCGGCGGCATGGGTCAGGGTCATCCTCAAGGCCGGCCCGCTCAGGGCCAGTTTAAGTCCTTCGACGAGGGCCAGGACAACACCGAGATGATGACCATGAACGGGGATCAAGCGTATCGAGATCAAAACAACGTAGGAATCGCCGAGGATTCCTTTAGCTATCAGAGAAGCGG AGATAAAGTTAGAACCGGAAGCGTGAGCAGTGGCGAGTTCAGCGAGTACGACGAGGGTGGTGGAGAGTTCGGCGGGCAGGGAGTCAAGATCAACGAATGGCAAGCCGCTTGGAACGTTACAAATGCAATTCAG GGAATGTTTATCGTCTCTCTGCCGTTCGCTGTTCTACGTGGCGGTTATTGGGCGATCGCTGCGATGGTTGGTATCGCACATATCTGCTGTTACACCGGCAAGATTCTAGTCGAGTGCCTGTACGAGTTGGACACGGTGACGGGTCAACGTGTACGCGTACGAGACTCGTACGTGGCCATCGCCAAGGAGTGCTTCGGGCCGAGGTGGGGCGCCCGCGCCGTCAACCTCGCCCAGATCATCGAACTGCTGATGACCTGCATTCTGTATGTGGTCGTATGCGGTGACTTGATGATCGGTACTTTTCCCGAGGGCGCAATTGACACTCGGAGCTGGATGATGCTAGTCGGCATATTCCTGCTACCGCTCGGCTTTCTCAAGTCCTTACATCACGTCTCCGTATTGAGTTTCTGGTGCACGATGTCTCACCTCTTCATCAACGCGATCATCATCGGTTACTGTATCCTGGAGATTGGTGACTGGGGCTGGTCGAAGGTGAAGTGGACGATCGACATAAAAAACTTCCCGATCTCGCTCGGCGTAATTGTCTTCAGCTATACGTCGCAGATTTTTTTGCCGACCCTCGAGGGTAATCTGATTGATCGCTCCAAGTTCGACTGGATGCTGAACTGGAGCCACATCGCCGCGGCCGCGTTTAAGTCGCTTTTCGGCTGGATTTGCTTCCTGACTTTTCAAAACGATACGCAGCAGGTAATCACGAATAACCTGCATTCCGCTGGCTTTAAAGGCCTGGTGAACCTATGCCTGGTCGTCAAAGCGGTGCTGTCGTACCCATTGCCATATTACGCGGCTTGTGAACTTCTCGAGCGCGCCTTCTTTCGCGGTCGACCGAAGACGCTTTTCCCTACCATCTGGACGGTGGATCGCGAGCTCAAAGTCTGGGGTCTGGCCTGGAAAGTTGGCGTGATCGTGTTTACCATTTTGATGGCTGTCTTCATACCACACTTCAGCATACTGATGGGTTTCATCGGCTCTTTTACTGGCACCATGCTTTCATTTATCTGGCCTTGCTATTTCCATCTGAAATTGAAGAGAAACTCAATGGAGTGGAGCGCTGTCGCCTACGATTGCTTCGTCATCTTCCTCGGTGTTCTCTTCGGCGTAATAGGGGTCTACGACTCCGGCTCTGCGTTGATCGATGCCTTCGAGATCGGCCTACCCTTCTGA
- the Usp20-33 gene encoding ubiquitin carboxyl-terminal hydrolase 20, whose amino-acid sequence MPLVVRNCPHLANRGDLAFIEAVMVREERFAKCSDCDTPGPNLWLCLFPDCRWVGCAETHLDHSTIHNQNFPTHCAHMNLSTNRIWCYSCKCEAIAKHVPSPPLSPTQIEFKTMGSKFAGDAPGSIESKLDGLDRLMLDKFYGDWSINRINSEKGNSFNERSGDSPDSTDSDESKDFSGKPRGLVGLQNIGNTCYMNAALQALSNVSPLTQFFLDCGHMVSYMSKDRKPGLSLNYLNLIRDMWNKKTRGYVVPHGILSGIRTVHPMFRGYHQHDTQEFLRCFMDQLHEELKEHIEDDRDIQLRLKGLGDQSSEDEDETEIDGNASSQSDAEYETCDSGVSEQSSLSDEGERGTKRRYSRVSQTEKVRNKFTNRSMKKSNVEPTLPFAPPQRSPQNSPAKHRTKKQIKTRSIISDTFDGKLLSSVQCLTCDRISTRVETFQDLSLPIPSRDHIDMLHQGSLTPQKAGPCSDVVYVTNQSGWLSWFLQWMRSWFWGPVVSLHDCLSAFFSADELKGDNMYSCEKCNKLRNGIKFSKVLELPEILCIHLKRFRHELMFSSKIANYVSFPLEGLDMRPYLHKECVSKVTTYNLISVICHHGTAGGGHYTCYALNPIANKWYEFDDQCVTEVSPETVKHCEAYVLFYKKWSPEILQLRDKTMELMEISSREVSDLNFFVSRQWINRFNTFSEPGPIDNSDFLCPHGGVIPVRAQFVDKISMPIPQTVWEYLYNAFGGGPACTHLYECPTCEEKYESLQKRRQYEMELFQRLNTDNPTAIYALAMAWLRQWQSFVRGKETQPPGPIDNNSIVVNKNGQNSLKVGSDYGQIPEELWQFFLTTYGGGPELMLHSCQRPVPAQPNVSIHSASNPNLMDPNLKCNRIEAKSNKLCTTRSSETISQQDSAIESLISSSDSHQTQRDVSE is encoded by the exons ATATGAATCTGTCCACTAACAGAATTTGGTGCTACTCCTGTAAGTGTGAAGCCATTGCCAAACATGTACCATCGCCTCCGTTGTCACCGACGCAAATAGAGTTCAAGACCATGGGCAGTAAGTTTGCTGGGGATGCTCCCGGCAGCATTGAGTCTAAGCTGGACGGTTTGGATCGGCTAATGCTTGACAA GTTTTATGGAGATTGGTcgataaatagaattaattcaGAGAAAGGTAATTCATTCAATGAACGATCTGGGGATTCTCCTGATAGTACAGATTCAGATGAAAGCAAAGATTTCTCTGGAAAGCCGAGAGGTTTAGTAGGCTTACAAAACATCGGCAATACATGTTACATGAATGCAGCATTACAAGCCTTATCCAATGTGTCTCCCTTAACTCAGTTTTTTTTGGATTGCGGCCATATGGTCAGTTATATGTCGAAAGACAGGAAACCTGGGTtgagtttaaattatttaaatcttattcGAGATATgtggaataaaaaaactaGAGGATATGTTGTACCACACGGTATTCTTTCGGGTATCAGAACGGTTCATCCGATGTTTAGAGGATATCACCAACACGACACACAAGAATTTCTTAGGTGTTTCATGGATCAATTACACGAGGAATTAAAAGAGCACATAGAAGATGACAGAGATATTCAGTTACGACTTAAAGGACTAGGAGACCAGTCTTCGGAGGACGAAGATGAGACCGAAATTGACGGCAACGCCTCTAGTCAGTCTGACGCCGAATATGAGACCTGTGACTCGGGCGTAAGCGAGCAGAGTTCCTTGAGTGACGAAGGTGAACGTGGTACAAAGAGACGATACTCTCGTGTCTCGCAGACGGAAAAAGTAAGAAACAAATTTACTAATAGAAGCATGAAGAAGTCAAACGTTGAGCCGACATTGCCATTCGCGCCACCACAACGTTCGCCGCAGAATTCGCCAGCTAAACACCGCACCAAAAAACAGATAAAAACACGTAGCATTATCAGCGATACGTTCGATGGAAAGCTCTTGAGTAGTGTGCAATGCTTGACATGCGATAGGATTTCCACTCGAGTGGAGACTTTTCAAGATTTGTCCTTGCCAATTCCAAGTAGAGATCACATCGACATGCTACATCAAGGATCATTGACACCACAAAAAGCTGGACCATGTTCGGATGTAGTCTATGTGACTAATCAGTCAGGCTGGCTGTCATGGTTCCTCCAATGGATGCGCTCATGGTTCTGGGGACCAGTGGTCAGTTTGCATGACTGCTTATCAGCATTTTTTAGCGCTGACGAGCTCAAAGGTGACAACATGTATAGCTGcgaaaaatgcaataaattgcGCAATGGCATTAAGTTTTCTAAAGTTTTGGAATTGCCTGAGATATTGTGCATACATTTGAAAAGATTTCGCCATGAATTAATGTTCAGCTCGAAGATTGCCAATTATGTATCTTTTCCTCTCGAAGGTCTCGATATGAGACCCTACTTGCACAAGGAGTGCGTGTCTAAGGTTACAacttacaatttaatatcggtTATTTGCCACCATGGTACAGCCGGTGGTGGCCATTATACCTGTTACGCGTTGAATCCTATCGCCAACAAGTGGTACGAGTTCGATGACCAATGCGTCACCGAAGTGTCGCCGGAAACGGTAAAACATTGCGAGGCGTATGtgttgttttataaaaaatggtCACCGGAGATATTGCAATTGCGTGATAAAACCATGGAGCTAATGGAGATATCATCTCGCGAGGTTTCCGATCTGAACTTCTTTGTGTCTCGACAATGGATCAACCGCTTCAACACGTTTTCCGAACCCGGTCCAATCGATAACTCTGACTTTTTGTGCCCGCACGGAGGAGTGATCCCTGTTAGAGCGCAATTTGTTGATAAAATTAGCATGCCTATACCACAAACAGTTTGGGAATACCTGTACAATGC atttggAGGAGGCCCGGCCTGCACACATCTGTACGAGTGCCCAACTTGTGAAGAAAAGTACGAATCTTTGCAAAAGCGTAGGCAATACGAGATGGAACTATTTCAACGATTGAACACCGACAATCCTACGGCCATTTACGCGTTAGCTATGGCATGGCTAAGACAGTGGCAGAGTTTCGTTCGAGGTAAAGAGACGCAGCCACCAGGACCAATCGATAACAATTCCAtcgttgtaaataaaaatgggcAAAATAGTCTTAAAGTTG GCTCGGATTATGGTCAAATTCCTGAAGAACTGTGGCAGTTCTTCCTAACTACGTATGGGGGTGGACCAGAGCTAATGCTGCACTCGTGTCAACGGCCGGTGCCCGCTCAGCCTAACGTTTCTATACATTCCGCGTCGAATCCAAATTTGATGGATCCGAATCTTAAGTGCAATCGCATAGAAGCTAAGTCCAACAAACTTTGTACAACCAGGAGCTCGGAAACAATTTCACAACAGGACAGTGCAATCGAGAGCCTAATTTCAAGCAGCGACTCCCATCAGACACAGAGGGATGTGAGCGAGTAA
- the LOC139104895 gene encoding protein starmaker produces the protein MAESALEEKINKIRQQNEEIRRRHEEVEEDKKNAAKLNALVQMVPSTDWPERKEPPEFSNPPRTNNKSKPAKEHHEHSQQYQSSSNEGRKVFAQGQGPPPDPKYNFLADAEREEGERENIKDTSNRGQKYSRGMFRKKSGAKDGMQRDYRTNRGSHRDDHQPEYDAWRAERNRIDEDRISRQRTAEGNWRREWDNDKAHIVDEVTRSEGKLGDYVKKDYKDFDRRYHVNGNDYASHNRGGHRSYRGNSRHFHNNYENSSNSYYQDGHNKNLSDKRTVIATDKSIKVTLNQGNMSKGPVMSVKVNSPSIAGTGRVGPRQRSRITYSSHADVETSLDTESFSRSKSYEDKTKNVYQENLHKSSNSRKSQLPPKKKDFSNKSPFFRKKEMIKQEDESSKYHEIESSQKEYEESQQIQSKVEKPEEDVTIKSLQDDKIVTANENESNIISSEESNTSNIEVTDKNDQNLNLHMNEKSEIDAAKKNELDLNLSVSEINTEIETCKKTEQPGDKLDESLNVQAVVTIECETAATKLTESTVKLDNDENVTKYVEQSSCDTDKKICIEETVMENKNYNSERTEKILSDNCDNKQTKDASEPENDIDHDTKISPNEEEKEKEDNDVMASSLTNIHYITEQNNELKNEDEVLEKKENLAVETKTAITIEKSNTSDIQDVTECINETEEHTVNNEREINVENNIDKIESLKEDLHLDKEKAAISD, from the exons ATGGCAGAAAGTGCGCTCGAGGAGAAAATCAACAAGATAAGGCAACAGAATGAAGAAATTAGAAGAAGGCATGAG GAAGTGGAGGAGGATAAGAAAAATGCAGCCAAACTGAATGCACTGGTACAAATGGTACCGTCTACAGACTGGCCAGAGAGAAAAGAGCCACCAGAATTTTCTAATCCTCCTAGGACAAACAACAAATCAAAACCTGCCAAGGAACACCATGAGCATTCTCAACAATACCAGTCCTCGAGTAATGAGGGACGAAAAGTGTTTGCTCAG ggacAAGGGCCTCCACCTGATcctaaatataattttcttgctGATGCcgaaagagaagaaggagaaagagaaaatataaaagataccTCAAACAGAGGGCAAAAATACTCCAGGGGTATGTTCAGGAAAAAATCTGGAGCAAAAGATGGCATGCAACGA GATTATAGAACAAACAGAGGCTCACACAGGGATGATCATCAGCCAGAATACGACGCCTGGCGAGCTGAAAGAAATCGTATCGATGAGGATCGCATTAGCAGGCAGAGAACTGCAGAGGGTAATTGGCGTAGAGAATGGGATAATGATAAG GCACACATTGTAGACGAAGTGACGAGATCGGAAGGTAAATTAGGTGATTACGTAAAAAAGGACTATAAAGATTTTGATAGAAGATATCACGTTAATG GAAATGATTATGCAAGCCATAATCGCGGCGGTCATCGTTCCTATCGCGGAAATTCGAGACATTTTCATAACAATTATGAAAATTCTTCCAATTCGTATTATCAAGATGggcataataaaaatctttctgATAAGAGAACTGTAATTGCTACTGATAAAAGCATAAAAGTTACGCTAAATCAAGGAAATATGTCAAAAGGCCCAGTGATGAGTGTCAAAG TAAATTCGCCAAGTATTGCTGGAACAGGACGAGTCGGGCCGCGACAAAGAAGCCGTATAACATACAGCAGTCATGCAGATGTTGAAACTTCTCTCGATACTGAATCCTTTTCACGTTCTAAGTCATATGaagataaaactaaaaatgtttatcaagAGAATCTGCACAAATCTTCTAATTCACGAAAGTCGCAGCTTCCACCGAAGAAAAAAGACTTCAGCAATAAATCTCCTTTCTTTCGTAAGAAAGAGATGATTAAACAGGAAGATGAAAGCTCGAAGTATCACGAAATAGAATCATCACAAAAAGAATACGAAGAGTCACAACAAATTCAGTCTAAAGTTGAAAAACCCGAAGAGGATGTTACAATAAAATCATTACAAGATGATAAAATTGTGACTGCGAACGAGAATGAAAGCAATATAATTTCTTCTGAAGAATCTAATACGAGTAATATTGAAGTTACAGATAAGAAtgatcaaaatttaaatttacatatgaATGAGAAAAGTGAGATTGATGCAGCTAAAAAAAATGAgcttgatttaaatttatcagtatctgaaattaatacaGAGATTGAAACGTGTAAAAAAACAGAACAGCCAGGGGATAAATTGGATGAATCGCTAAACGTTCAGGCAGTTGTAACAATAGAATGTGAAACTGCTGCAACAAAATTAACTGAATCGACAGTAAAACTTGATAATGATGAAAATGTGACTAAATACGTTGAACAATCGTCATGtgatactgataaaaaaatttgtattgaGGAAACTgtaatggaaaataaaaattataattccgAGCGAACTGAAAAAATCTTAAGCGATAACTGTGATAATAAACAAACTAAAGATGCGAGCGAGCCCGAAAATGATATTGACCACGACACTAAAATCTCTccaaatgaagaagaaaaagaaaaagaggataaCGATGTCATGGCTTCATCTTTAActaatatacattatataacGGAACAAAATAATGAACTAAAAAACGAAGATGAAGTcttagaaaagaaagaaaatttggcTGTAGAAACTAAAACTGCTATCACAATTGAAAAAAGTAACACTAGTGATATACAGGATGTGACAGAATGTATTAATGAAACTGAAGAACACACAGTTAACaatgaaagagaaattaacgttgaaaataacATTGATAAGATAGAATCTCTAAAAGAGGATTTACATTTAGATAAAGAAAAGGCAGCTATCAGtgattaa